In the genome of Amia ocellicauda isolate fAmiCal2 chromosome 3, fAmiCal2.hap1, whole genome shotgun sequence, one region contains:
- the avpr2b.1 gene encoding oxytocin receptor: protein MDSFYSNISNFTLEMEVSQDLPRNENLAKIEIALLGIIFLSAAILNAGLLLLLWKRRKQVSRMRVFVLHLCLADLVVVFFQVCPQLIWDVTDRFIGPDVLCRLVKYLQVVGMFASTYMIVVMTIDRYQAICNPMVTFQRKRTRWNVPVCVAWAISVVGSLPQIFIFSRFEVAPGVFDCWAEFIHPWGLKTYVTWTTLVIFILPIFTVVVCQVRICRAVQINLFIKTHQEGESAPANTLPSRASSVTGVSKARIKTVKMTVVIVLAYIICWAPFFTVQLWSVWDDNAPTETATFTILMLLASLNSCTNPCIYMLFSGKLPKRLAAVLCRKASDRKDSIPEEATVVSTLYTSFKSLSDSK from the exons ATGGATTCGTTTTACTCAAATATCAGTAATTTCACTCTTGAAATGGAAGTGAGCCAAGACTTACCCAGAAACGAGAACCTAGCCAAAATTGAAATCGCACTTTTGGGCATCATATTCTTGAGCGCTGCGATTTTAAACGCCGGGCTCTTATTGCTGCTGTGGAAGAGACGCAAGCAGGTGTCCAGAATGCGCGTCTTTGTGCTTCACCTCTGCTTGGCGGACCTAGTGGTGGTTTTTTTTCAAGTGTGTCCCCAACTCATATGGGACGTTACAGACAGGTTCATCGGTCCCGACGTCTTATGCAGGCTGGTCAAGTACCTACAGGTGGTCGGTATGTTTGCATCCACCTACATGATTGTGGTGATGACCATTGACCGCTACCAGGCAATATGCAACCCCATGGTGACTTTCCAGAGGAAGAGGACGCGCTGGAACGTCCCGGTGTGCGTGGCCTGGGCCATCTCTGTGGTCGGCAGTCTCCCGCAGATCTTCATCTTTTCCCGGTTTGAAGTCGCACCGGGTGTCTTCGATTGCTGGGCTGAGTTCATCCACCCCTGGGGACTGAAGACCTACGTTACATGGACCACGCTGGTTATTTTTATCCTCCCTATCTTCACCGTGGTAGTGTGCCAGGTGAGAATCTGCAGAGCCGTCCAGATCAACCTGTTCATCAAGACGCACCAGGAGGGAGAGTCCGCCCCTGCCAACACTTTGCCTTCCAGGGCAAGCAGCGTGACCGGAGTGTCCAAAGCCAGGATCAAGACTGTGAAGATGACGGTCGTCATTGTGCTGGCCTACATCATCTGCTGGGCTCCTTTCTTCACTGTCCAACTGTGGTCCGTGTGGGATGACAACGCACCCACAGAAA CTGCTACATTTACCATCTTGATGCTGCTGGCCAGTCTAAACAGCTGCACAAACCCCTGCATCTACATGCTGTTCAGTGGGAAGCTGCCCAAGAGACTGGCGGCAGTACTGTGCAGGAAGGCATCTGACAGAAAGGACTCCATACCAGAAGAGGCGACAGTGGTCAGCACGCTCTACACGAGTTTCAAGAGCCTCTCAGACTCAAAATAA
- the trnt1 gene encoding CCA tRNA nucleotidyltransferase 1, mitochondrial isoform X2 has product MWRRVFLRRTVVGRVSLAWSFRSLFTMQVKTKEFQSLFTDGLNGIAELFEQNKFELRIAGGAVRDLLSGKQPQDVDFATTATPSEMKSMFQTAGIRMINNKGEQHGTITARIHNQNFEVTTLRIDVVTDGRHAEVEFTTDWQKDAERRDLTINSMFLGLDGTLYDYFNGYEDLKKRKVRFVGSANQRIQEDFLRILRYFRFYGRVAEEPGDHEPETLEAIRENAKGLAGISGERIWVELKKTLVGNHAAHLIDLMYDLDVAQYIGLPVEGNLVELNRVWKHVQKWSPKPMTVLSALLRATEEVEKIDLRLKISKEEKNLGVFLVKYRRDLLKAEDESDCLKPYRDFIIDSREPDAQHKVCELLKYQGEEQLLAEMEKWSIPRFPVSGHDLRKMGISSGKEIGTILQNLREIWKKSRYQMDKEELLNNVKS; this is encoded by the exons ATGTGGAGACGAGTATTTTTGAGGCGGACAGTAGTTGGCAGAGTTTCTCTTGCTTGGAGCTTCAGAAGTCTGTTCACAATGCAGGTGAAAACGAAAGAGTTCCAGTCATTATTCACAGATGGCCTGAATGGTATAGCAG AGCTGTTTGAGCAGAATAAGTTTGAGCTGAGGATAGCAGGGGGAGCTGTGCGGGACCTGTTGTCAGGCAAACAGCCCCAGGATGTGGACTTTGCCACCACAGCCACCCCCAGCGAGATGAAGAGCATGTTCCAGACAGCGGGCATCAGAATGATCAACAATAAAGGAGAGCAGCACGGCACCATAACTGCCAGG ATCCACAACCAGAATTTTGAAGTGACCACACTGCGGATTGACGTGGTGACGGACGGGAGGCATGCAGAAGTGGAGTTTACCACTGACTGGCAGAAAGATGCTGAGCGAAGGGACCTCACCATCAATTCCATGTTTTTAG GATTAGATGGCACTCTGTACGATTACTTTAACGGGTACGAAGATCTCAAGAAGCGAAAGGTCAGGTTTGTTGGAAGTGCAAACCAGAGGATCCAGGAGGATTTTTTGAGGATTCTACGATATTTCAG GTTTTATGGGAGGGTGGCAGAGGAGCCTGGAGATCATGAGCCTGAGACACTTGAGGCCATTCGAGAGAATGCCAAAGGGCTGGCTGGCATCTCAGGAGAGAGGATCTGGGTGGAACTGAAGAAGACTCTGGTGGGAAACCATGCGGCCCACTTAATAGACCTCATGTACGACCTTGACGTAGCACAGTATATTG ggTTACCTGTGGAGGGGAATCTAGTGGAGCTGAATCGAGTGTGGAAACACGTACAGAAGTGGTCCCCAAAGCCCATGACTGTCCTGTCTGCATTGCTCAGGGCAACAGAGGAAGTGGAGAAAATCGACCTGAGGTTAAAGATCTCTAAAGAGGAAAAGAACTTGGGTGTGTTCCTGGTGAAGTACAGAAGAGACCTGCTGAAGGCAGAAGATGAATCAGACTGTTTGAAGCCATACAGAGACTTTATTATTGAT tccagggaaccagATGCCCAACACAAAGTCTGTGAGCTCCTGAAGTACCAGGGGGAGGAGCAGCTGCTGGCTGAAATGGAGAAGTGGTCCATCCCACGctttccagtcagtgggcatgACCTCCGGAAAATGGGCATATCTTCTGGCAAGGAGATCGGGACAATCCTGCAGAACCTGAGGGAGATCTGGAAAAAGAGCCGGTACCAAATGGACAAGGAGGAACTATTAAACAATGTCAAGTCATAA
- the trnt1 gene encoding CCA tRNA nucleotidyltransferase 1, mitochondrial isoform X1 has protein sequence MKQFVSGVLCSQMWRRVFLRRTVVGRVSLAWSFRSLFTMQVKTKEFQSLFTDGLNGIAELFEQNKFELRIAGGAVRDLLSGKQPQDVDFATTATPSEMKSMFQTAGIRMINNKGEQHGTITARIHNQNFEVTTLRIDVVTDGRHAEVEFTTDWQKDAERRDLTINSMFLGLDGTLYDYFNGYEDLKKRKVRFVGSANQRIQEDFLRILRYFRFYGRVAEEPGDHEPETLEAIRENAKGLAGISGERIWVELKKTLVGNHAAHLIDLMYDLDVAQYIGLPVEGNLVELNRVWKHVQKWSPKPMTVLSALLRATEEVEKIDLRLKISKEEKNLGVFLVKYRRDLLKAEDESDCLKPYRDFIIDSREPDAQHKVCELLKYQGEEQLLAEMEKWSIPRFPVSGHDLRKMGISSGKEIGTILQNLREIWKKSRYQMDKEELLNNVKS, from the exons gTGTTTTGTGTTCTCAGATGTGGAGACGAGTATTTTTGAGGCGGACAGTAGTTGGCAGAGTTTCTCTTGCTTGGAGCTTCAGAAGTCTGTTCACAATGCAGGTGAAAACGAAAGAGTTCCAGTCATTATTCACAGATGGCCTGAATGGTATAGCAG AGCTGTTTGAGCAGAATAAGTTTGAGCTGAGGATAGCAGGGGGAGCTGTGCGGGACCTGTTGTCAGGCAAACAGCCCCAGGATGTGGACTTTGCCACCACAGCCACCCCCAGCGAGATGAAGAGCATGTTCCAGACAGCGGGCATCAGAATGATCAACAATAAAGGAGAGCAGCACGGCACCATAACTGCCAGG ATCCACAACCAGAATTTTGAAGTGACCACACTGCGGATTGACGTGGTGACGGACGGGAGGCATGCAGAAGTGGAGTTTACCACTGACTGGCAGAAAGATGCTGAGCGAAGGGACCTCACCATCAATTCCATGTTTTTAG GATTAGATGGCACTCTGTACGATTACTTTAACGGGTACGAAGATCTCAAGAAGCGAAAGGTCAGGTTTGTTGGAAGTGCAAACCAGAGGATCCAGGAGGATTTTTTGAGGATTCTACGATATTTCAG GTTTTATGGGAGGGTGGCAGAGGAGCCTGGAGATCATGAGCCTGAGACACTTGAGGCCATTCGAGAGAATGCCAAAGGGCTGGCTGGCATCTCAGGAGAGAGGATCTGGGTGGAACTGAAGAAGACTCTGGTGGGAAACCATGCGGCCCACTTAATAGACCTCATGTACGACCTTGACGTAGCACAGTATATTG ggTTACCTGTGGAGGGGAATCTAGTGGAGCTGAATCGAGTGTGGAAACACGTACAGAAGTGGTCCCCAAAGCCCATGACTGTCCTGTCTGCATTGCTCAGGGCAACAGAGGAAGTGGAGAAAATCGACCTGAGGTTAAAGATCTCTAAAGAGGAAAAGAACTTGGGTGTGTTCCTGGTGAAGTACAGAAGAGACCTGCTGAAGGCAGAAGATGAATCAGACTGTTTGAAGCCATACAGAGACTTTATTATTGAT tccagggaaccagATGCCCAACACAAAGTCTGTGAGCTCCTGAAGTACCAGGGGGAGGAGCAGCTGCTGGCTGAAATGGAGAAGTGGTCCATCCCACGctttccagtcagtgggcatgACCTCCGGAAAATGGGCATATCTTCTGGCAAGGAGATCGGGACAATCCTGCAGAACCTGAGGGAGATCTGGAAAAAGAGCCGGTACCAAATGGACAAGGAGGAACTATTAAACAATGTCAAGTCATAA